The sequence below is a genomic window from Anaerocolumna chitinilytica.
TATAATACAATATAAAACATATCATATGTCTGGTATTCAGTACATAATCACAATACAAACACAACCCAGAACTTCCTATGGTAAAACCTATATACTGAAAGCTTATGGTAATTTTTTCGACAACCTGGTTAGCCCTTCCAGCGCTTTACTGTCTGCCAGTTTGCAATCCTCAATCAACACTGCCAGCTGCTGTCTGACTTCCGGCTTCAAGAAATTATTCATCTGTTTTTCATTTCTTTCATATCCTCCCAGGATATCTGCCATCCTCCAAACATTCGCTGTTACAGTTGCGAACTGGTCACTGATTTCCTTAAGTTCCTGCACATAGTCAGGCAATTCTTCCGATAATTTTCTCATAAAGATAGCGGCATTATTCCTGCCGTCGATCAGGCAATCCATGGCATCGCCATGGCACATTAAACGTTCTGCTATAAAAGGCATAATTGCATTCTGTGGAAATTCATTTTCATTTAGTATGGATTTCTTCCATGCGTCGTAAGCATTGATACCCTTTGCAAATATCTTTCCAGATTTGTTATCATCCCTTCCTGTCATAGCCTTTACAGCATTTTCAATAATCTCTTTTGGGGAAATCAAAGGTCTCTCCGTTTCTCCTATGGTAATCACTGCTATCGTACTGCGGTTTTCCCACCATTTATCAGTAATGAAGTAACCGGATTCGTCAATCTTAATGTCCCCAGCAAATTCTATTGCGTCCTGGAAGAAGTTCCAGCCAAGAAGTGTTTTACCATTTTCCCGATAACCAGTAATGATACAGGCTTCCGAGGGACCGATAATGCCAAGGGCAATGCAGGGAAATCCTTTATCTATCTGCTGTCTGATAAAACAAACAAAATCCTCTTTGTTATCGGAACTTTGATTATTAAACTTCACATCACTGGATGTATCCCCTCTGGTTATCATCTGAAACCTGCGGCCTAATGCTTCGACTCCCAGTCTGTAGATGGTCTCAGGATCATCAAACGTGTGAATAACATCAACATTTCCACCATTCCAAGAGGTTGTATCCCATGTTAATCGGAAGGCAGCCCCTGTTGCTACCATGGTATAATCGATTCCGATATCCTGCCCAAGGTAATTCGCACAGCTTTTCACACACATCGGATAAGGAGTACAGCCATTCTCGCCATATTCAACCTTGGATATTCCATATAATACTGTACTGTTTTCGTCCTTTATTTCCTTTTCATTTTTCATGTTGTCCATTCTCCCTGCCAAGTAGACTTTGACCTTACTTCCCTTCTTTTAGTATTCCTATACCAAATGCACTGGAGCAAAGCTTAATTCTGCCGACAGGCGGCCGCTTTGTCCTGAATACTGAAGGTGTTAACCCTGTTATTCGCTTAAATGCACGGGTAAAGGTATCATAACTTGTAAAATTATACTTAAAAGCTATATCCATAATACTTTGTTTACTATAGAGAATTTCATAAGCAGCATTGGATATTTTCCGAATAAGTATATACCGCGAAAGTGATGTGCCGGTTTTTTGTACAAAAATCTCTCGAATGTATGCTATGGAAAAACCGGTAACCCTTTCCAGTTCCCTATAATTGATTTTTTCTTCTACTCTATTCTCGATGTATATGATAATAGAGCTTATGGTTAAAAAGCAGTTCATCCTTAATACCATTTATTCCCTTCATGAAGTAAACTCAGTATAACATATCTTCCATAAACTTACTCGACCTTTTTAAGGATAAAAAAAGCGAAGGCCAGGCAAGCTAACTCCCGGTCTTCGCTTTTGTATACTATTTTATTTTTTGGGGAAAGGTTAAAATAAATTTACTTCCTTTATCTAGTTCCGATTCAACTTCTATTGTTCCATGAATACTTGTCATATTCTCTTTCGCTATATAAAGTCCTAACCCGTCTCCTGACAAACCGGGGGATTTATCACTTTTATAATAAGCCTGAAATATTTTATCTAAATCCTTTTTTTCAATTCCTGCTCCGTTATCCTCAATGGATAAAACAATAACCTCTTGGTTAATGTGGTAAGCTATCCTTACCGATCCGTATTGTTTTGTGAATTTGTAGGCATTGGTCAGAAGATTGTATACCGTCTGGCTCAATCGATATTTATCAGTCTTTATTATCACTTTGTCCTGAGGTACGAAGCTAACATCAATATTTTTCTTCTCAAACTGTGCTTTGAGACCATTCATAATCTGTCTGATTAACTGATTTAATTCAAATTCCTCTATCTTTAATGCGTTTTCAGGCCCTTCGGCATCAATCATATTGCTCATATTTGTTATAATTGCGGTAATATTATCAATCTGATTTTCGCATACCTGTATTTCTTCCGGTCCGAACTCAAGGATACCATCTTCCATTCCTTCCAGATGCGTCCTTAATATGGTAAGTGGTGTTCGTGTTTGATGAACCAATTCATCAATCAAAGTTTTTCTGCTTTTTTGTTTCAGATTCAGCCTAGTCTTCAAGGATTCTAAGCTCTGTTGTATAACCTGAATTTCCTTTACTCTAGACTCCAATACCGGAGTATCTTTTCCGATATCAAGATTCTGTGCCATTTCAGAGGTATGGATTAAATCTCTGCTCATTCTCCTACTTACAAGAATCCCAATCCCTATTGCAACAATAAGAACAATTACGATTGAAATAATACTATTTTCTAATAGTGAGTATTGGAAAGCCCATATGGTAGCCGAATTTTCAGCAGAGCTGTATTTTGTTATATTAACCTGGCCAATTACTTTGCCATTATCGGTGATTTGTGCATGGTCCACCTCTTCAGACTGTGAATTAATTCTATTTCCCATCATCCCGCTCATCATTCCGTTCATAGAAGAGTTGCCAACATAGGACTGGGCATCCGTGCTAACATCGGAAATCAGATTGCCGTCCAAATCATATACTTTTATTCTTGTAATCGGATCAACCAGATGTGTCTCCAAATCAATTGAAATTTGACTTGAAGAGTAGTTTTTATCCTTTAATGTTTCTGTTAAGTATTCAACCACTTGATTAAAATGTTGGTCGTAATTATTCTTCATGTAATCTTTAAAGTACTGGTTCGTAAGATTACTGAGAACAAACGTATTTATTACAACTGAAATAACAGCGATTATAATTAATACGAACAGCCATTGCCTTTTTACCGTCATCCCTCATCACCTCCGAAGATATAACCTGCTCCGTATTTCGTAATTAGTATTTGGGGGTTCTTAGGATCATCTTCTATCTTCTGCCGGATTCTTTTAATAAAACTGTCAATGTTCCTGTCATAACCTTCGTAATCGCTGCCATATGCTAATTTAATTAATTGTTCTCTGGTAAGAATCTGTCCTTTATTTTTAAATAAAACAAACAGCAATTTATATTCCGCTGCTGTCAGCACGATTTCATTGTTGTTTTTTACAAGCTTCATCCCTTTTGTATAAAGTTTCAAATCCCTGAAGCTATATATGATTTCATCTGTTTCCTTATAGATACGTTTAATAAAAACCTGAATCCGCTTCATTAATTCTCTTGGACTAAAAGGCTTAATGACATAATCATCTGCACCTGTTTCGAAGCCTTTTAGACGGTCGACTTCTTCCTGTTTTGCTGTTAACATGATTATCGGTACATCCGATATTTTTCTGATTTCCTTTAATACTTCAAAACCACTGATACCCGGCATCATAATATCCAAAAGAACGAGATGAAATTCCTGGCTGCCAAACAGTTCCAGTGCTTCAAACCCATTACCGGCTACAGCTACCCCGTATCCCTCCTTCGCGATGTACTTCATCAGTATATCGCTTATTTCTTTCTGGTCTTCTACTACTAGAATCTGATAAACCATTTATTTCACCTCCCTCTGCTAATCTTTCATTCATTTATTAACGGTCTAATAAGCTTTTTCCTCTAATATACTCTTCTTCTGAAATCTCACCTTTTACAAATTGCAGCTTTAATATTTCGAAAGCTTCAGAAGATGCCCTTTTCTTTTTATTATGAACAAAAAGATAAAAAAGTAAAGCTATTGTTATGATTAAGCTTATACCGATAATAATGCTCCACCCATTATTAACATATCCAAAGGCTGGACATATACCGTTACGATTTAGTCCTTGATTGAAATATCTGTACATCATAGAAATACCTCCTTAAACTATTGTTTTTTTCATCTTTGTATAAGTTTTTTCATCGATCTCACCATTAACATAACGCATTTTTAATACTTCCTCAGCCGGTATCCCCAGCTTCTTTGTATCATTTCCATCATATTTTTTATGATCACCCAAAAGATAAAATAGCGCTATGATTACTATAATCCAAAAGAATATCATCATAGAATTCTCCTTTCTGCAAATACACATGAGCTCATCTCAAATTTGCCATGTGTTATATGATAGATAAGTTAGACGTCTGCCACTAATGAAAATCTATTACTTGCATCAATCACACTATCGAAAGCAAGCTGCCGTTCCTCCCATAGCATGGTGCATAGAAATCATATCTGCTTTGTCAATTCGTTTCATCATTGCCGCCATATTGCTGTAACCATATTTCTTCATTAAATCAATCATTTTCTGATAATCCTTATCTGAAAGATTGTTCATAAAGTCATTCATGGCAGCATAATCACCATCCTTAATATCCTGAGCCAATTCATCATATCCATTTTGCTCCATCATAGAATACATAGTATTCGTTGTGACCGCGCTTAACTGTCTATCTTTGCTATTTTCCTTAGCAAAGGCAATTGTTGTTGTTCCAAGCGCAAGAAATAATGCGGCTCCGACTACTAATTTTTTTATTATCATAATTATCAATCTCCTTTTGATTAAGTTGTTTTGTTTTTATGCTTTTATTGTAAAAGGCAATTATGGTTGAATTATGGACAGAAAATTATCCTGGAAGATATTTATTACATCCCCTAGAGGAGTATATCTTAGGAGCAAAAAGAATACCGCCAGTCAAAACAACTGGCGGTAGAAATAATTAAAACTAATTGAACTTGTCAGTACCCTGGAGCATATTGAAATTATATACCTAAATTACATGAATCAAAATAGTAACTAGCAATAAAGCCGCAATCCCTCTATGTAACCTGAGCCATCCTTTTGTTTTGGGCTTTTTCACTTGCCCATAGATGCCCAATAGAAACTGAAGTATCATAAAACCTGCTGCAATACATCCGGTGATACTGAGTCCAAAATGTGTAAATTGCAAATAAAAATGGATAAGAATCATAATAATGGCAGCTCCGCCAAAGTAACGATGGTACTTAACTAGAAATTTCAGAATTTTCATAAAAGCCTTATAAAACTTATCGTTTTTCTTTAATTTTTCTCGATAGTTTCGATTTAAAAACTTAAAACAGAAGTTCAATACTGCTAATGCATAGAAAAAAATAATCAGATATCCAAATAATCCTCCTAGTTCTTCCATAGTACAACCTCCATATAGACTTTTTATTCATTATAACATAGGATCATACCAATTTTAAAGTTCTTTACGAAGTCCCATTAAAGAAAAACTATTTTTATTAGATAGGCGCCTTACTTCTAAAATTTTATTTCAAAAACAACAACAGAACCGGTTTGATTCGGCTTATTATAATAACTTAATCTTCCATTATATTTTTCAGCAACCATATTGGCGAAATACATACCTATTCCGTAATGCTCCTCATTCCGCTCAGTTCTTTCTGTGTAAAACTGATTTTTAGCATATTTTAAAGCTTCATCCGAAAAGCCTTTACCATAATCCTCAACTTCTACGATAAAACACTTCTCGACCCCTTTAAGATTTATCTTTATTTTCTTTTCAAATGTAGTATGCTCTATTGCGTTTCTTACCAAATTTATTACTGCTCTTTCTATAAGATCTTTATTTACATCAGCTTCAGCATCCAATTCCATATTGGATATTATTATCTCTATCCCTTTTGTTTTACAAAGCTCCTTACTTTCATTAAGAATATCAGTTATAATTGTATTGATATTAGTTTTTTCTGCACTGTCCTCTTTTAAATCATTTTTCGTTTCATCAATAAGTAATTTTATATATCTTTCTATTTTATCAGAATTACTATTAATGATCTCCGCAAACTGATAGATATCTGCTATCTTCTCTTCTTCTAATATAAGTTCCGAATTGCCTTTAATTATAGTAAGTGGTGTTTTGATATCGTGTGCAATTGCAGAAATATTGCTTTTCCTTTTTTGTTCTGTCTCCCACTCTTTTTTTAAG
It includes:
- a CDS encoding RNA polymerase subunit sigma-24; its protein translation is MKNEKEIKDENSTVLYGISKVEYGENGCTPYPMCVKSCANYLGQDIGIDYTMVATGAAFRLTWDTTSWNGGNVDVIHTFDDPETIYRLGVEALGRRFQMITRGDTSSDVKFNNQSSDNKEDFVCFIRQQIDKGFPCIALGIIGPSEACIITGYRENGKTLLGWNFFQDAIEFAGDIKIDESGYFITDKWWENRSTIAVITIGETERPLISPKEIIENAVKAMTGRDDNKSGKIFAKGINAYDAWKKSILNENEFPQNAIMPFIAERLMCHGDAMDCLIDGRNNAAIFMRKLSEELPDYVQELKEISDQFATVTANVWRMADILGGYERNEKQMNNFLKPEVRQQLAVLIEDCKLADSKALEGLTRLSKKLP
- a CDS encoding helix-turn-helix domain-containing protein produces the protein MVLRMNCFLTISSIIIYIENRVEEKINYRELERVTGFSIAYIREIFVQKTGTSLSRYILIRKISNAAYEILYSKQSIMDIAFKYNFTSYDTFTRAFKRITGLTPSVFRTKRPPVGRIKLCSSAFGIGILKEGK
- a CDS encoding sensor histidine kinase, whose protein sequence is MTVKRQWLFVLIIIAVISVVINTFVLSNLTNQYFKDYMKNNYDQHFNQVVEYLTETLKDKNYSSSQISIDLETHLVDPITRIKVYDLDGNLISDVSTDAQSYVGNSSMNGMMSGMMGNRINSQSEEVDHAQITDNGKVIGQVNITKYSSAENSATIWAFQYSLLENSIISIVIVLIVAIGIGILVSRRMSRDLIHTSEMAQNLDIGKDTPVLESRVKEIQVIQQSLESLKTRLNLKQKSRKTLIDELVHQTRTPLTILRTHLEGMEDGILEFGPEEIQVCENQIDNITAIITNMSNMIDAEGPENALKIEEFELNQLIRQIMNGLKAQFEKKNIDVSFVPQDKVIIKTDKYRLSQTVYNLLTNAYKFTKQYGSVRIAYHINQEVIVLSIEDNGAGIEKKDLDKIFQAYYKSDKSPGLSGDGLGLYIAKENMTSIHGTIEVESELDKGSKFILTFPQKIK
- a CDS encoding response regulator transcription factor, with protein sequence MVYQILVVEDQKEISDILMKYIAKEGYGVAVAGNGFEALELFGSQEFHLVLLDIMMPGISGFEVLKEIRKISDVPIIMLTAKQEEVDRLKGFETGADDYVIKPFSPRELMKRIQVFIKRIYKETDEIIYSFRDLKLYTKGMKLVKNNNEIVLTAAEYKLLFVLFKNKGQILTREQLIKLAYGSDYEGYDRNIDSFIKRIRQKIEDDPKNPQILITKYGAGYIFGGDEG
- a CDS encoding SHOCT domain-containing protein — translated: MMYRYFNQGLNRNGICPAFGYVNNGWSIIIGISLIITIALLFYLFVHNKKKRASSEAFEILKLQFVKGEISEEEYIRGKSLLDR
- a CDS encoding SHOCT domain-containing protein; translated protein: MMIFFWIIVIIALFYLLGDHKKYDGNDTKKLGIPAEEVLKMRYVNGEIDEKTYTKMKKTIV
- a CDS encoding sensor histidine kinase; this encodes MEDAKAFIKDSHSGDRRFFLINTVNGYCIVNYDMLAHFSSYTLDKFFPKLEVIILVLFAIIFMLIVTDCAFRFERKLKKELEPVLYEISQIQNREINLVHNNSRIKEFNDILLSLYDMKTALSQSLKKEWETEQKRKSNISAIAHDIKTPLTIIKGNSELILEEEKIADIYQFAEIINSNSDKIERYIKLLIDETKNDLKEDSAEKTNINTIITDILNESKELCKTKGIEIIISNMELDAEADVNKDLIERAVINLVRNAIEHTTFEKKIKINLKGVEKCFIVEVEDYGKGFSDEALKYAKNQFYTERTERNEEHYGIGMYFANMVAEKYNGRLSYYNKPNQTGSVVVFEIKF